A stretch of Aureispira sp. CCB-E DNA encodes these proteins:
- a CDS encoding macrolide family glycosyltransferase gives MKSKGVFFNIPGHGHVNPTLAVVKELIEKGAVIDYYCTEEFREKIEATGANFRAMPHELLAESTLKNFSLLGFFADLLEATEVVMPYLLKEIKQQEYDYVLTDLFAVWGRLVAEQVALPIVVFCPCFAIRRGVKDPPNSKLQMLGTPIKTFGQIKRIGRSMKVLKETYTPYKIHQLDDFLVGDLELPCVVFTAKEFQPQIELFPDNYFFSGATINVHSTPKEESFPYDKLEKENRPIIYISLGSILSDKAFYQKCIQAFAETDYMVVMNISTQLRIEDFEAPDNFIICNYAPQLEVLSKASLFVTHGGMNSAHEGIYFEVPMLVIPQVSDQFMVAKAIHEQQLGIWLSKYWLTAAKLRKAAAQLMENKIIPQHLKKMNLALRRAGGYQAAAEHVQSLIQITPPFQNV, from the coding sequence ATGAAATCTAAAGGAGTATTTTTCAACATCCCAGGACATGGTCATGTCAATCCAACGTTGGCTGTTGTTAAGGAGTTGATAGAAAAGGGAGCTGTAATTGATTATTATTGTACTGAGGAATTTCGAGAAAAAATAGAAGCCACAGGAGCCAATTTTAGAGCAATGCCTCATGAGTTACTAGCTGAATCGACTCTAAAGAACTTTAGCTTGTTAGGTTTTTTTGCAGATCTATTAGAGGCGACAGAAGTGGTAATGCCTTACTTATTAAAAGAGATAAAACAGCAAGAATACGATTATGTACTGACTGATTTATTCGCTGTATGGGGGCGTTTGGTGGCAGAGCAAGTAGCGTTGCCAATCGTTGTGTTTTGTCCTTGCTTTGCTATTCGTAGGGGGGTAAAAGATCCACCTAATTCTAAACTCCAAATGTTGGGAACACCTATTAAAACCTTTGGACAGATTAAAAGGATAGGGCGTAGTATGAAAGTCTTAAAAGAGACCTATACTCCTTATAAGATTCATCAATTAGATGATTTTCTAGTAGGAGATTTAGAACTCCCTTGTGTGGTGTTTACAGCAAAAGAATTTCAACCTCAAATAGAATTGTTTCCTGATAATTATTTTTTTTCAGGAGCTACCATAAATGTGCATAGCACCCCAAAAGAGGAAAGCTTTCCTTATGATAAATTAGAAAAAGAAAACAGACCCATAATATACATTTCTCTAGGATCCATTTTATCCGATAAAGCATTTTATCAAAAGTGTATTCAAGCCTTTGCAGAAACCGACTACATGGTCGTGATGAATATTAGTACCCAGTTGAGAATAGAAGATTTTGAGGCTCCAGATAACTTTATTATTTGTAACTATGCGCCTCAATTAGAGGTCTTGTCTAAAGCTTCTTTATTTGTAACTCATGGAGGGATGAATAGTGCACACGAAGGAATCTATTTTGAAGTTCCCATGCTTGTCATTCCTCAAGTATCGGATCAATTTATGGTTGCGAAAGCCATACATGAGCAACAATTAGGAATTTGGTTAAGTAAATATTGGTTGACGGCAGCCAAACTCAGAAAGGCTGCGGCACAACTAATGGAAAACAAGATCATACCCCAACACCTAAAAAAGATGAATCTTGCTCTTAGGCGAGCGGGAGGGTATCAAGCTGCTGCTGAACACGTACAGTCATTAATTCAAATAACCCCACCTTTTCAGAATGTTTAA
- a CDS encoding glycoside hydrolase family 25 protein, translated as MFKLLVYSSFLCLVFFMLISCTHDADQYKIQGIDVSHYQKIIDWETVAQQDKIHFAFIKATESTDYQDSIFENNWSKAKEVGLIRGAYHFFRPNVSIEWQIKNFTQQVQLSKGDLPPVLDVEDFKNVSMPTLIERVRLWLSFVEEHYQVRPIIYTSLKVYEQHLKGAFPDHPVWIARYNRKEPPQDINWLFWQYSNTEELEGIVGYVDKNVFVGTRAELQALCIP; from the coding sequence ATGTTTAAATTACTTGTATATAGTTCTTTTTTATGCCTCGTTTTTTTTATGCTGATATCCTGTACGCACGATGCCGACCAGTATAAAATACAAGGAATTGATGTTTCTCATTATCAAAAAATTATTGACTGGGAAACAGTTGCACAGCAAGATAAGATACATTTTGCTTTTATAAAAGCTACTGAAAGTACAGATTATCAAGATTCAATTTTTGAAAACAATTGGTCAAAAGCCAAAGAAGTTGGCTTAATAAGAGGAGCGTATCATTTTTTTAGACCAAATGTTAGTATTGAATGGCAAATCAAAAATTTTACGCAACAAGTACAGTTAAGCAAGGGGGATTTGCCACCAGTTTTGGATGTAGAAGATTTTAAGAATGTGAGTATGCCGACTTTGATTGAACGAGTGCGACTTTGGTTAAGTTTTGTAGAGGAACATTATCAAGTAAGACCTATAATATATACTTCCTTAAAAGTTTATGAACAACATCTAAAAGGAGCATTCCCTGATCATCCTGTTTGGATTGCTCGTTATAATCGAAAAGAACCACCTCAAGATATAAATTGGTTGTTTTGGCAATATAGCAATACGGAAGAACTCGAAGGAATTGTAGGTTATGTAGATAAAAATGTATTTGTGGGGACACGAGCAGAATTACAAGCTTTGTGCATACCATAA
- a CDS encoding RNA polymerase sigma factor has product MNHHQKQQYFLRLYEPNHTKLLRYCESILRDPVNAQDLVSETVLIAYEQLDKLKKEASFNYFLFGIARNLIRRLQRRKKFWGLFNTEQAEKIVAPTSPELNEDVQLLYQALDRLPAAQKEALILFEISGYNIKEIAEIQNSSISSVKARLARGRQKLGKILSPKTTLAYE; this is encoded by the coding sequence ATGAATCATCACCAAAAACAACAATACTTTTTACGGCTTTATGAGCCGAATCATACCAAGTTGTTGCGTTACTGCGAGTCTATTTTGAGAGACCCTGTTAATGCACAAGATTTGGTTAGTGAGACAGTATTGATAGCTTATGAGCAATTGGACAAGTTAAAAAAAGAAGCATCCTTTAATTATTTTTTGTTTGGTATTGCGCGCAACCTAATTCGTCGTCTGCAGCGACGCAAAAAATTTTGGGGTTTATTTAATACAGAACAAGCTGAAAAAATTGTTGCACCTACTAGCCCAGAGCTAAATGAAGATGTACAGTTATTATATCAGGCATTAGATCGCTTACCAGCCGCTCAAAAAGAAGCCTTAATTTTATTTGAGATATCTGGTTACAACATCAAGGAAATTGCTGAGATACAAAACAGTAGTATTTCTTCTGTCAAGGCAAGACTGGCACGAGGACGACAAAAATTAGGTAAAATTCTGTCACCAAAAACAACATTAGCTTATGAATAA
- a CDS encoding TetR/AcrR family transcriptional regulator: MTKKEKIIHAALNLFAKHGYTETSISKIAKEAGVSKGLTYNHFQNKEDLLRAVVGETLGEMTQSLMDLETLQMDQLLQVYFQMLKSKKDLIRLCTLLVVHPETPQIVKEMLGKQQVELLDTFTHLLMNPAQQVSDIEARILLATLDGITLEYITTEDDVLLGEMEKYLVSKYSH; encoded by the coding sequence ATGACAAAAAAAGAAAAAATCATACACGCAGCTTTGAATTTATTTGCAAAGCATGGATATACAGAGACATCTATAAGTAAAATTGCAAAAGAGGCAGGGGTATCCAAAGGTCTTACCTATAATCATTTTCAGAACAAAGAAGATCTATTAAGGGCAGTTGTTGGTGAAACATTGGGGGAGATGACACAATCTTTGATGGATCTAGAAACTTTACAAATGGATCAATTACTACAAGTCTATTTCCAAATGTTGAAGTCTAAAAAGGATCTTATACGGTTATGCACCTTATTGGTGGTACATCCAGAAACTCCCCAAATTGTCAAAGAGATGCTAGGCAAACAGCAAGTAGAGTTGTTAGATACTTTTACACATCTCTTAATGAATCCTGCTCAGCAAGTATCAGATATAGAGGCTAGGATTTTACTCGCTACTTTGGATGGAATTACATTAGAATATATTACAACAGAAGATGATGTTTTGTTAGGTGAAATGGAAAAATACTTAGTGAGCAAGTATAGTCATTAG
- a CDS encoding FAD-dependent monooxygenase, whose translation MKNKKILISGAGIAGLTLAYFLQENGFKPTVVEKASGLRDGGYMIDFFSSGVHVIEQMGLLDALKEKDHGSSIVKQYTDKGKKSMTLDISAFRDSQKGKLFNFLRTDLVDVLYQKVKGVIDLRYKTSIHEVEENTNGIGVTFDGGKKEQFDLLIGADGIHSNVRNLVFDAKNVEQLFLGYYVAALEHNVPLEIKKEEVLAMMVPNLQVMTYTIDEATLEQNSSVFVFKKEERLPRMNHQEQVKLLQNEFKTFSHPVPEILETAAKLDKIYFDEVAQIRINGSWAKGRTVLIGDAAYCVTLLSGQGASMAMTGAYLLAQKLVESNGAYKVAYQKFEEELRPLIHSLQKKAVKNIGSYLPSSKFSMWIRNLLAPMLFKKPFVPLVTKQLGAVNFFEETKI comes from the coding sequence ATGAAAAATAAAAAAATCCTAATTTCTGGTGCAGGTATAGCTGGATTAACGCTGGCTTATTTTTTACAAGAGAATGGTTTCAAACCTACTGTTGTAGAAAAGGCTAGTGGTTTGAGAGATGGTGGGTATATGATTGACTTTTTTTCATCTGGAGTACATGTAATTGAACAAATGGGATTGTTGGATGCCTTGAAAGAAAAAGATCATGGTTCTTCCATTGTCAAACAATATACAGATAAAGGCAAGAAAAGTATGACATTGGATATTTCAGCTTTTAGAGATTCTCAAAAAGGCAAACTATTCAATTTTTTGAGGACGGATTTGGTAGATGTGTTGTACCAAAAAGTGAAGGGAGTAATTGATTTGCGCTACAAGACATCCATTCATGAAGTAGAAGAAAATACTAATGGCATTGGGGTAACTTTTGATGGAGGAAAAAAAGAGCAGTTTGATTTATTAATTGGGGCAGATGGTATTCATTCAAATGTTCGAAACTTAGTGTTTGATGCTAAGAATGTAGAACAACTGTTCTTGGGATATTATGTAGCTGCACTAGAACATAATGTGCCTTTGGAAATAAAAAAAGAAGAGGTTTTGGCAATGATGGTTCCTAACTTACAGGTTATGACGTATACTATAGATGAAGCTACTTTGGAGCAGAATTCTAGTGTTTTCGTTTTCAAAAAAGAAGAGCGATTACCTCGCATGAATCATCAAGAACAAGTGAAATTACTCCAAAACGAATTTAAAACCTTTTCCCATCCAGTACCTGAAATTTTAGAGACGGCTGCGAAACTAGATAAAATTTATTTTGATGAAGTTGCTCAAATTAGAATTAATGGAAGTTGGGCAAAAGGGCGAACGGTATTAATTGGAGATGCTGCATATTGTGTCACTCTATTATCTGGACAAGGAGCCTCCATGGCAATGACAGGAGCTTATTTATTGGCTCAAAAATTAGTAGAATCAAATGGGGCGTATAAGGTGGCATATCAAAAATTTGAAGAAGAATTAAGACCATTGATTCACTCATTACAAAAGAAAGCCGTCAAGAATATAGGCTCTTATTTGCCTTCTTCTAAATTTTCGATGTGGATTAGAAATTTATTGGCTCCAATGTTATTCAAAAAACCATTTGTTCCTTTAGTTACAAAACAATTAGGTGCCGTGAATTTTTTTGAAGAGACGAAAATTTAA